The DNA segment TTCAATGGAAATAAGGCAATGAAAGCTTCTATTGGCTTCTTCTTTATAATCTGCCTCGGTTTTTGCGGCCGCGATTATAGCAGCAAGCAGGACTTTTCGATAGATGATAATATCGCTTAAAACAATCACTTAGCTTAATATCGATCAATAAATGGCCAAAATCATCCTTCTTAACAAACCTTTTAACGTACTTTGTCAGTTTACGGATAAAGAAGGCCGCGCCAACCTGGCGGATTTTGTCGATACAGCGGGAGTCTATCCCGCCGGCCGACTGGATTACGACTCTGAAGGTCTGGTGATTTTGACCGATGACGGCAAATTACAACACCAAATCAGCCATCCTGATGCCAAGCAGAGTAAAACCTACTGGGTGCAAGTTGAAGGCAGCCCCAGCCATACAGACCTTGAGCCCCTTAGGCGAGGTATAAAGCTAAACGATGGGCTCTGCCGCCCCGCCAAAGTGGCGCTGATAGAAGAACCTGCTATCTGGCCCAGAACGCCACCGGTCAGGCAGCGGTCTGCTATACCGACTTCATGGCTTGAACTAAGTATCAGTGAGGGCCGCAATCGGCAGGTCCGACGAATGACGGCGGCAATTGGCCACCCTACCCTCAGGCTAATACGGGCCAAAGTGGGTGATTGGACAATCGATGGGCTGGCCCCAGGGGAATCCAGGCAACTGACCATACACGCCCCTGCGAACAATTCACAACGCAAGGGACATTCAACTCGGCGCAATAGAAGGCTATAATCGCTACTTTTCGTAAATCAGTTGTAGGTAGAATGATGGATTGGCAGCCCCACGTTACCGTAGCCACGGTAATAGAAAAAGATGGCAAGTATTTATTAGTAGAGGAACGCTGTAACGGTGAACTGGTTTTTAATCAGCCCGCAGGCCATCTGGACCCTAATGAAACACTGGAACAGGCTGCTGTCCGTGAAACCTTTGAAGAAACCGGCTGGCACATTGAATTGCAAGGTGTCGTCGGTGTTGCTTTATACACCTCTCCCCACAATCAGGTGACCTACCACCGCACCACTTTTTACGCCAACGCCCTGGAGCATGACCAGCAGCAACCACTCGATGACGGCATCGAACAAGCGGTCTGGATGAGCTATGAGGAAATGCTCGCCAGCAGTGATAGAATGCGCTCTAATCTGGTGATCAAGTGTATAGAGCAATACCAGCAAGGTCATCGCTACCCGATTGAGATGGTATTCGAGTAATACTGTCCCTTAATCAACAACCTGTGTGAACACGCTTATATGAACCCCCTTTCCCAACAAAAAGTCATTGTCGGCATGTCCGGCGGTGTCGATTCTTCGGTCTCAGCCCTGCTGCTACAGCAGCAAGGCTATCAGGTCGAAGGCTTGTTTATGAAAAACTGGGACGAAGACGACGGCACGGAATACTGCACGGCCAAAGATGACCTTGCCGATGCGCAGGCGGTGTGCGATAAATTGAACATACATTTGCATACTGCCAACTTTGCCGCAGAATATTGGGACAATGTGTTTGAGCATTTTCTTGAAGAGTATAAAGCGGGGCGAACACCGAACCCGGATATCCTTTGTAACCGGGAAATCAAGTTCAAAGCTTTTTTGGATTATGCGCTGGTATTAGGGGCAGATTTTATTGCCACCGGCCACTATGTGCGCAAATACCAGCATGGAGACAGCGCCAAACTAATCAAAGGTCTGGATAATAACAAAGATCAAAGCTATTTCTTACATGCTGTCAGCGGCAAAGAAATCGCTAAAACACTCTTTCCTGTCGGTGAATTAGCAAAACCTGAAGTGCGCGCCATTGCCGAACAACACGATCTGGTGACTCACAACAAAAAAGACAGTACCGGTATTTGTTTTATCGGCGAGCGGCGTTTTAAAGATTTTTTACAGCAATACCTACCGGCTCAACCTGGCGAGATAGAAGATATTGATGGCAATCCAATGGGCCAACACAATGGCTTGATGTATCACACCATCGGCCAGCGCCAGGGCCTGGGGATTGGCGGCGTAAAAGGCGCTGGCGATCAACCCTGGTATGTGGTCGATAAGGACCTGGATCGCAATGTCTTAATTATTACCCAGGGCAAACAGCATCCGCGCTTATTTAAGCAAGCTCTGTCCGTCAGGGAGATACACTGGATTGACGGTATTGAACCGGAACTGCCCTACCGCTGTATGGCAAAAGTACGTTACCGACAGCATGATCAAGCCTGCGAGATTAACCGTCAGGGCACTACTTATCAGGTGATTTTCGACGATCCCCAGCGCGCTATTACACCGGGGCAATCCGCCGTTTTCTACGACGGTGAAATCTGTCTGGGCGGCGGTGTTATCGAACAAGCGTATAATCTGGCCACGACGGCCAGTACGGCAACGGCATAACCTTTAGGTCACTATCCTTGGCAACTGATCCCAACACCTCGCAAACTTTAGCTCTGGCTGGCGTATTACAAACGGCTTATCTGGTCGACCAGATAGCGCGTACGGGTACAGCCCCGGCCGAAAGTGTTAACCCTTCACTTAACAGCCTGTTTGCCTTTGATGCCAATAGCACTGAAGCCGTTTATGGCGGAATTCACGGTGTAAAACTGGGCCTACAAGTACTGACTGATATTCTTAATGGCTCCAAGCGGCAACAATATAGCACCATTATTCGCTACACCCTGGGCATGCTGTATTTACAAAAGAAGCTATCAGCCAACGATGAACTGCTAAATATCATGCGTAGCCGACTAGAACATGCCTCACTCAATGCAGAGCATTTTAGTGATAACCCAGCATCTACCACAAAAAGTATTGCGGCGATTTATCAGGATACCCTGAGCACTTTTAAGTTCAGGATTCAAGTGAGCGGCAGCATGCAGCAGCTGCAAAACAGCCAGAACGCCGATACGATTAGAGCTTTGTTACTGGCCGGTATTCGCAGCGCTGTTCTATGGCGGCAAACCGGTGGCAGGCGCTGGAAATTACTGCTCAATAGGCGCCAGCTGCTTAATAGCGCCAGAGAGTTGCTGGCGACGCTATAATCAGCCTTGATTAGCGCTGAAATCACCGCCTGAATCATGTATGATTGCGCCCCTTTCCAGACAACCCTTTTAGACAACGAGACAAGTCCATGGATTTATCAGCACTAACCGCGATCTCCCCTATCGACGGCCGCTACGGCAGCAAAACCGCTTCTTTAAGGGGCGTTTTTAGTGAGTTTGGTTTAATTAAAAACCGTGTATTGGTAGAGGTACGCTGGCTGCAATGCCTGGCAGCCCACCCCGCTATTAGTGAAGTCCCCGCCTTTAGCGATACCGCCGATGACTTGCTGAACAGTATTACTGACAACTTCTCAGAAGCCGACGCACTGGCAATCAAAGAGATCGAGAGTACGACCAACCATGATGTTAAGGCGGTTGAGTACTTCCTGAAAAAAGCGGTGGCTGACAACGAAGAAGTGAATGCGGTTAGCGAGTTTATTCACTTTGCCTGTACTTCTGAAGATATTAACAATCTGTCTCACGCCTTAATGCTTAAAGAAGGCCGTGACATTATCCTGACATCCATGAATGGCCTGATTGATAAAATGACAGCGCTGAGCAGTGAGTATGCCGATACGCCGATGCTATCGCGCACCCACGGCCAAACAGCCAGCCCTTCCACCATGGGTAAAGAATTTGCCAATGTGGTGGCTCGCCTGCGTCGTCAGGTACAGCAAATCGAAAAAATTGAACTGCTCGGTAAAATCAACGGCGCTGTCGGTAACTACAACGCTCACTTGTCGGCTTACCCGGATATTGACTGGCAAGCCAACGCGCAAAGCTTTGTCGAGAGCTTGGGTATTCAATGGAATCCCTACACAACCCAGATTGAGCCCCACGATTATATCGCGGAATTATTTGATGGCTTTGCCCGCTTTAATACCATCCTGATTGATTTGGACCGCGATATTTGGGCCTATATCTCTATGGGGTTTTTCAAGCAACGGGTTATTGCCGGCGAAGTGGGTTCATCCACTATGCCGCATAAAGTGAACCCTATTGATTTTGAAAACTCAGAAGGTAACTTGGGATTGGCCAATGCGGTGTTTTCTCATATGGCCACAAAACTTCCAGTGTCACGCTGGCAGCGAGACCTGACCGACTCAACGGTATTACGCAATATGGGGGTAGGCATCGGGTATAGCCTGATCGCTTATGCTGCAACGCTAAAAGGCTTGGGTAAACTACAAATCAACCGCGAGCGTCTGGCTGAAGATTTGGACAATAGCTGGGAGGTATTGGCTGAACCTATCCAAACAGTGATGCGCCGTTACAATATTGAAGAGCCCTATGAAAAACTCAAAGCACTAACTCGCGGCCAAACGATTAACCGTGAAACACTGGATGTGTTTATTGATACTCTGGAGATTCCTGAGGAAGCCAAAGAAAGCCTTAGAAAGCTGTCACCAGATACCTATATAGGCAACGCCATTGACCAGGCCAACAATA comes from the Oceanicoccus sagamiensis genome and includes:
- a CDS encoding NUDIX hydrolase, giving the protein MMDWQPHVTVATVIEKDGKYLLVEERCNGELVFNQPAGHLDPNETLEQAAVRETFEETGWHIELQGVVGVALYTSPHNQVTYHRTTFYANALEHDQQQPLDDGIEQAVWMSYEEMLASSDRMRSNLVIKCIEQYQQGHRYPIEMVFE
- the purB gene encoding adenylosuccinate lyase produces the protein MDLSALTAISPIDGRYGSKTASLRGVFSEFGLIKNRVLVEVRWLQCLAAHPAISEVPAFSDTADDLLNSITDNFSEADALAIKEIESTTNHDVKAVEYFLKKAVADNEEVNAVSEFIHFACTSEDINNLSHALMLKEGRDIILTSMNGLIDKMTALSSEYADTPMLSRTHGQTASPSTMGKEFANVVARLRRQVQQIEKIELLGKINGAVGNYNAHLSAYPDIDWQANAQSFVESLGIQWNPYTTQIEPHDYIAELFDGFARFNTILIDLDRDIWAYISMGFFKQRVIAGEVGSSTMPHKVNPIDFENSEGNLGLANAVFSHMATKLPVSRWQRDLTDSTVLRNMGVGIGYSLIAYAATLKGLGKLQINRERLAEDLDNSWEVLAEPIQTVMRRYNIEEPYEKLKALTRGQTINRETLDVFIDTLEIPEEAKESLRKLSPDTYIGNAIDQANNI
- the mnmA gene encoding tRNA 2-thiouridine(34) synthase MnmA, giving the protein MNPLSQQKVIVGMSGGVDSSVSALLLQQQGYQVEGLFMKNWDEDDGTEYCTAKDDLADAQAVCDKLNIHLHTANFAAEYWDNVFEHFLEEYKAGRTPNPDILCNREIKFKAFLDYALVLGADFIATGHYVRKYQHGDSAKLIKGLDNNKDQSYFLHAVSGKEIAKTLFPVGELAKPEVRAIAEQHDLVTHNKKDSTGICFIGERRFKDFLQQYLPAQPGEIEDIDGNPMGQHNGLMYHTIGQRQGLGIGGVKGAGDQPWYVVDKDLDRNVLIITQGKQHPRLFKQALSVREIHWIDGIEPELPYRCMAKVRYRQHDQACEINRQGTTYQVIFDDPQRAITPGQSAVFYDGEICLGGGVIEQAYNLATTASTATA
- the hflD gene encoding high frequency lysogenization protein HflD — protein: MATDPNTSQTLALAGVLQTAYLVDQIARTGTAPAESVNPSLNSLFAFDANSTEAVYGGIHGVKLGLQVLTDILNGSKRQQYSTIIRYTLGMLYLQKKLSANDELLNIMRSRLEHASLNAEHFSDNPASTTKSIAAIYQDTLSTFKFRIQVSGSMQQLQNSQNADTIRALLLAGIRSAVLWRQTGGRRWKLLLNRRQLLNSARELLATL
- a CDS encoding pseudouridine synthase, whose product is MAKIILLNKPFNVLCQFTDKEGRANLADFVDTAGVYPAGRLDYDSEGLVILTDDGKLQHQISHPDAKQSKTYWVQVEGSPSHTDLEPLRRGIKLNDGLCRPAKVALIEEPAIWPRTPPVRQRSAIPTSWLELSISEGRNRQVRRMTAAIGHPTLRLIRAKVGDWTIDGLAPGESRQLTIHAPANNSQRKGHSTRRNRRL